The DNA window CTTATACCCATAAGAAATTTACGGCTCATTTCATTTCAATATATTTTTCTCAATAAGAGCTTTATTAATTTCTTTTATCAATGCCGGACCTTCATAGATAAATCCGGTATAAAGCTGAATCAAATCGGCTCCGGCCTGAATTTTCTCGATGGCATCTTCCGCTGTGTGAATTCCTCCCACCCCAATCACAGGAAATGCATTATTTGATTTTTGCTTCAGGTAACGAATTACCTCCGTGCTGCGTTTTGTTAAAGGCTTTCCGCTAAGTCCGCCTGCACCAATCTTTTCAATTTCTTCCTTACTAACGGTTAGTCCGGCGCGGCTAATCGTTGTATTCGTTGCAATAACACCGGCAATTTGGGTGGTTTTTACAATTTCAATAATATCATCAAGCTGACTATCGGTTAAATCAGGAGCAATTTTTAATAATATTGGTTTGGGATTACTTTTCTTGCGATTTAGATCTTGCAGTGTATTTAATAATTTGGTTAGAGGCTCCTTCTCTTGCAAATCGCGCAAATTAGGCGTATTCGGAGAACTTACATTCACCACAAAATAATCCACCACATCAAACAACGCATTAAAATTAATCACGTAATCATTTACCGCTTCTTCATTAGGTGTGATTTTATTTTTACCAATGTTACCACCTATTAATACACTTTTATCCCAACGTTTTTTTAAACGCAAAGCTGCCGGCTCCACTCCTTCATTATTAAAACCCATACGGTTAATGATAGCCTCATCCTGAATAATTCGGAACAAACGGGGTTTATCATTACCCGGTTGTGGCTTAGGGGTTAAGGTCCCGATCTCAATAAAACCGAAGCCAAGATTCCCCAGTTCGTTAAAAAGTTTAGCGTCCTTGTCCAAACCCGCTGCTAACCCAACAGGATTAGTAAAGCGTAATCCGAACACCTCCCTTACCAAGGCAGGATGCGAATAAGAATACATCTTATTCATAATGAATGGCATACCAGGAATAATGGAAGCTCTTTTGATTAGAGAAAAAGTAAAATAATGGGCTTTTTCGGGGTCTAAAGTAAAGAGATAGCGTTTTAAAAGTTTGTACATAATGGTAGGGTAAAATTAGGCAATGTGCGGCAAAGTTGGAAGGGCGGCACTCAAAGTTGAAAAATTTAGCGTTTTTTAAGGTTTTTTGTGTTTCAATTCAAAATACTTATATCTTTGCGCTCAAATTAAAACTAAAACAAAACCACAACAATGAAAAAAGTATTATCAATCGTAGCTGTTGCCGCTTTATCTGCTGCTTTCGTAGCTTGCGGCCCATCTAAAGAAGAAATCGAAGCAAAAGAAAAAGCTAAAGCTGATTCAATTGCTGCTGTAGAAAAAGCA is part of the Bacteroidota bacterium genome and encodes:
- a CDS encoding quinone-dependent dihydroorotate dehydrogenase is translated as MYKLLKRYLFTLDPEKAHYFTFSLIKRASIIPGMPFIMNKMYSYSHPALVREVFGLRFTNPVGLAAGLDKDAKLFNELGNLGFGFIEIGTLTPKPQPGNDKPRLFRIIQDEAIINRMGFNNEGVEPAALRLKKRWDKSVLIGGNIGKNKITPNEEAVNDYVINFNALFDVVDYFVVNVSSPNTPNLRDLQEKEPLTKLLNTLQDLNRKKSNPKPILLKIAPDLTDSQLDDIIEIVKTTQIAGVIATNTTISRAGLTVSKEEIEKIGAGGLSGKPLTKRSTEVIRYLKQKSNNAFPVIGVGGIHTAEDAIEKIQAGADLIQLYTGFIYEGPALIKEINKALIEKNILK